The proteins below are encoded in one region of Brachyspira hampsonii:
- the rsxA gene encoding electron transport complex subunit RsxA — protein MVNLILLFVATVLVNNFVLTKFLGICPFLGVSNKLDSAVSMGIAVTFVLVLTAAVSWMIQYYILVPFKIEFLQTILFIIVIAALVQFVEMVVRKTSESLYLALGIFLPLITTNCCVLGLALFGVLYKYNFIQNIVFALGAGVGFTLALVIMASIRERLMTADIPEAFKGPAMPFITAGILALIFYGFSGIIKI, from the coding sequence ATGGTTAATTTAATTTTATTATTTGTAGCAACTGTTTTAGTTAATAATTTCGTTTTAACTAAATTTTTGGGAATATGTCCGTTTTTAGGAGTATCTAATAAGTTAGATTCAGCAGTTAGTATGGGTATTGCTGTTACTTTCGTATTAGTTCTAACGGCTGCTGTTAGTTGGATGATACAATATTATATATTAGTACCTTTCAAAATAGAATTTTTACAAACTATACTTTTCATTATAGTAATTGCCGCTTTGGTACAATTTGTAGAGATGGTTGTAAGAAAAACAAGCGAAAGTTTATATTTAGCTTTAGGTATATTTCTCCCTCTTATTACTACTAACTGTTGTGTATTAGGATTAGCTTTATTCGGAGTTTTATATAAATATAATTTTATACAAAATATAGTATTCGCTTTAGGTGCAGGAGTTGGATTCACATTAGCTTTAGTTATAATGGCTAGTATAAGAGAGCGTTTAATGACTGCAGATATACCGGAAGCTTTCAAAGGTCCTGCTATGCCTTTTATCACAGCAGGTATACTTGCACTTATTTTCTATGGTTTCTCCGGAATAATAAAAATATGA
- a CDS encoding RnfABCDGE type electron transport complex subunit B: MMTSVLVASISSGVIALILAVLLIFSSKIFRVEVDERVTELTAKLPGANCGGCGFPGCAQFAKALVDDKAPVDGCSVGGADTAAMVADFLGKVAPPQKERTRAYIFCHGHNGIAKTNKVYTGAETCVSAVMAGGNKECSYGCVGFYDCMNVCEFGAIIRDEETGMPVIVEDKCVSCNACVKACPQKLIEIHPVSQDIHVYCKSKDKGPIAKKACDRACIGCNICVKNTKEGGMKVDNYLAIVNYDDYVVTNDSIAKCPTKAITDERVNSVKSLPVPLKKA, translated from the coding sequence ATGATGACATCTGTTTTAGTAGCTTCAATATCTTCAGGCGTAATTGCTTTGATATTGGCTGTTTTATTAATATTTTCTTCAAAAATTTTCAGAGTTGAAGTTGATGAGAGAGTAACAGAACTTACAGCAAAACTTCCTGGTGCTAACTGCGGAGGATGCGGCTTCCCTGGTTGTGCTCAATTTGCTAAGGCTTTAGTTGATGATAAGGCTCCTGTAGACGGCTGTTCTGTAGGCGGTGCTGATACTGCTGCAATGGTAGCTGATTTTTTAGGTAAAGTTGCTCCTCCTCAAAAAGAGAGAACAAGAGCATATATTTTCTGTCATGGACATAATGGCATAGCTAAGACTAATAAAGTTTACACTGGTGCTGAAACTTGTGTATCTGCTGTTATGGCGGGAGGAAATAAAGAATGTTCTTATGGCTGTGTTGGTTTTTATGATTGTATGAACGTTTGCGAATTCGGGGCAATTATCAGAGACGAAGAAACAGGAATGCCTGTTATCGTTGAAGATAAATGTGTTTCATGCAATGCTTGTGTTAAAGCTTGTCCTCAGAAACTTATTGAGATTCACCCTGTTTCTCAAGATATACATGTTTATTGTAAATCCAAAGATAAAGGGCCTATAGCTAAGAAAGCTTGCGATAGAGCATGTATAGGCTGTAATATATGTGTTAAAAATACAAAAGAAGGCGGTATGAAAGTTGACAATTATCTTGCTATAGTTAATTATGATGATTATGTTGTTACAAATGATAGTATAGCTAAATGTCCTACTAAAGCTATTACTGATGAAAGAGTAAATTCAGTAAAAAGCCTTCCTGTACCTTTAAAAAAAGCATAA
- a CDS encoding GNAT family N-acetyltransferase — MKIIKYNIKYIKEIIKIWNDTIKEGIYFPQIETLTNEEEANKYFSSQDYTGVAIDNDKVFGVYILHPNNIGRCGHISNASYAVSKESRGKGIGEALVRDSMEQGKKLGYKILQFNAVVISNINANKLYEKIGFNKIGIVKKGYMNKNNEYEDIVLYYIDL, encoded by the coding sequence ATGAAAATAATCAAATACAATATAAAATATATTAAAGAAATTATAAAAATATGGAATGACACTATAAAAGAAGGAATATATTTTCCTCAAATAGAAACATTAACTAATGAAGAAGAAGCTAATAAATATTTTAGCTCTCAAGACTATACAGGTGTAGCTATAGATAATGATAAAGTTTTTGGTGTGTATATACTTCATCCGAATAATATAGGAAGATGCGGACATATATCTAATGCCTCTTATGCTGTAAGTAAGGAGTCAAGAGGAAAAGGAATAGGAGAAGCATTAGTAAGAGATTCTATGGAACAAGGCAAGAAATTAGGATATAAAATACTTCAATTTAATGCTGTTGTAATATCAAATATCAATGCAAATAAATTATATGAAAAAATAGGGTTCAATAAAATAGGGATAGTTAAAAAAGGATATATGAATAAAAATAATGAATATGAAGATATTGTTCTTTATTATATAGATTTATAA